The genomic window GCTTTTCCGTTTTAAGCGTTACTTTTATCAGGCTGTTAAAATTTTCCGAGTCACTGCTTTTACTCTCCACAACCTCCACACCTCTTTCTCTGGCAATAAGCGGCGCATTAACAAGGTTAACGGACTCCTGAAGCATGGGCTCCAGCACCCCCTTTAATACCGTTGTCGTGAGGGGTGTCACATTAAAACCGGTGACTTCACCGGAATATTCTATGTTAACCTTCTCATGACCGCTTTCTGAAAGCTGCCCCAAAACACTGCCCAGCTTTTCGGCCAGAGCAATATAGGGCTGAAGCTTGGGCAGTTCATCAGCTGAGACGGAGGGAATATTAAGGGCATTCTTTACAATCCCCTTAGTCAAATACTCTGCAATCTGTTCAGCCACCTGGACGGCGACATTCTCCTGTGCTTCATCCGTTGAAGCGCCCAGATGAGGAGAACAGACGACTTCATTCAGGCCAAGAAGCGGATTATCGGGCGCTACAGGTTCCTTTTCAAAAACGTCGAGCGCTGCTCCCCTCACTTTTTTATTTTTAATTGCAGCCGCAAGGTCAGTCTCATTAATGATTCCCCCTCTTGCACAATTTACAATCAAAACACCGTCCTTCATTTTTTCGAAGGCGCCGGCATTGAGCAAATTTTTCGTACCCTCCGTAAGAGGCGTATGAACGGAAATAATGTCCGCCCTCGCATAAAGGTCATCCAGTTCAGCGAGTTCAATGCCTAACTGTTCAGCCTTTTCGTGGGATATGAAAGGATCATAGGCAATGACCTTCATTTTAAGGCCCTGGGCCCTGTCGGCAACAATGGAACCGATATTGCCGATACCGACAATACCGAGTGTCTTGTTCGTAAGTTCAACACCCATGAACTTGCCTTTTTCCCATTTGCCGCCCTTCGTTGAAAAAGTAGCCTGCGGTATTTCACGGGCAAGAGAAAGCATCATGGAAATAGCATGCTCTGCCGTAGTAACGGTATTACCAAAGGGCGTATTCATAACGACGACCCCTTTTTTGCTTGCTTCCGGGATATCCACGTTATCGACCCCTATGCCTGCTCTTCCAACAACTTTAAGATTTATCGCCTTTTCAATAATGTCGGCCGTAACCTTTGTTGCACTCCTTATGGCAAGACCGTCATAATCACCTATAATTTCCATTAGTTCTTCAGGTTTTAGACCGGGCTTAAAATCACACTCTATATCCTTGTACCTGCCAAACACTTCCTGTGCTGTTGAAGACATCTTGTCACTAATGAGAACCTTAGGCATATTTGCCCCCCTCTAAATTAAATGTTACGCCCGGATCAGTATCTTTCCACCAAAATAGCCTGGGCTGCAGCAACACCTTTTCCCATCTCCACATTATGACCAAACTTCTTGAGGGCCATTTCTATTGTGGAAATAGCAATGATTATGTCGAAAGTATCGTAATAACCGAGATGGGCGACCCTGAATATTTTACCCTTCAGATGGTCCTGCCCCCCGGCCATGGTTACACCCATATCATCACGCATAAATTTGACGAATTTACCGCCATCCACACCTTCAGGCACGTAGGCGCCGGTTGCCGAATCGGCCGGAGAATCAGGGGCAAGAAGCTTAAGGCCAAGCGCTGTCAAAGCAGCTCTTGTCGCTCTTGCAAGCGTTGCATGCCTCTTGAAGAGATTTTCAAGTCCCTCTTCCTTAACCATCCTGAGAACCTCGGCAAGACCACAGATGAGAGAAACGGCAGGTGTATAGGCTGTTGTGTCTTTACCTGCCACCTGGTTTTTGTTTTCTTTTTTCAGATCCAAATAATATTTAGGGATATCCGATCTGTCGGTAAACTTCCATGCCTTATCAGACAGGGCGATAAAGGCAAGACCGGGAGGAAGCATAAAGGCTTTTTGCGAACCCGAGATGAGAACATCGATTCCCGTTTCGTCCATTGAAAGATCAGAAACACCGACCGCAGTAATACCATCGACAACAAGCAAGGTATCTCTGTCTTTGGTAAGTTTGGCCAACGCCTTGACAGGATGAGCCACAGTCGTCGATGTTTCTGAGGCCTGGGTCAAAACAGCCTTAATCTCAGGGTCATTATCAAGTATCTCCTTAACAGCGGCAACATCAACAGCCTGTCCCCACTCAACTTTTACTTCAATCGGTTGGAGACCAAAAACTTTGGAAAGCTGTCCCCATCTCTCACCGAATTTTCCACCATTGACGAAAATAACCTTATCTCCCTTGCAAAAGAGATTGGTTATAGCTGATTCCATAGCTCCCGTACCGGAAGAAGCTAGAATAAGCACTTCCTGCTCTGTCTGGAAAAGCGCTTTAAGGTCCTTTTTTACTTCTGCAAAAATAGCAGAGAACTGCGGTGTCCTGTGATGTATCATGGGCTCTGCCATCCTGGCAAGGACACTTTCAGGCACAGCAGTAGGCCCCGGTGACAATAGGTACTTCTTTTTCATAATTTGTTTTCCTCCGGCTTTTGGTATTTATAATTTTTATTTGTTTGAAAAGAAAAAGGCTAAATTTAGCAAGGCAGACCCTATAAGTCAAGGACTTTCAGGGTCTGCAAAGGCAGGGCCGGCATATGATGACAAGAGATTACAATCCTGTATATCAGAGAAGTATTGTTGACAAGATTTCATAAAAAATTACGCTTAAAAGTCCGGCAACCGGGAGAGTAATAAACCATGAATAAACGATATTGCGCACTACTCCAAGATTTAGTGAAGCAATTCCTCTGGCCATGCCCACACCGATAACAGCCCCTACCAAAGTATGGGTCGTCGATATGGGAAGTCCCATTTTTGAACAGACGAGAACTGTCGTTGCCGCGCCAAACTCAGCAGAAAAGCCCCTGGACGGGGTCATTTCAGTGATTTTTTTCCCCACTGTCTCAATGACCTTGTATCCCCATGTTGCAAGACCGATAATTATTCCTGCTCCACCAAGAAAAAGAATCCACATGGGAACATCAACTTTCATGACAACGATATGTGTATTCGATATGGACATGATTGCAGCCAGGGGGCCAATGGCATTGGCTACATCGTTGGCGCCATGGGCAAAAGCCATATAACAGGCTGTAATAATCTGGAGGTGCCTGAAAACACCTTCAACAGTTGAGAGCTCCTTTTTCAGATCATCACCGGGAGCCCTTTCAATATTTCTGAGGAAATATCTTGTTATAAGTGCCGATAAAATACCGACAACAACGGCTACACCTAGAGCTTCGTAAAGGGGGAGATTAAGTTTAAGATTTTTCAATCCCTTATAAACCATAGACAGGGTAAGAATGGAAAAAAGAAAAAAGACAAGGTAAGGCGCATATTTTTTAACTTCATCGGCAGGGTGATTCCTGTCAAGGATCCTGTTGCGGATAAAAATAAAGCTCGTCGTTGCAATTATCCCACCCATGACAGGCGAGATGACCCAACTGGCGATAATCTGCGCTACCTTGCCCCAGTTTATTCCTGATATACCGATTGCAATTAAGGCAAAACCGACAACGGCGCCGACAATGGAGTGTGTCGTAGAAACGGGAAGCCCCCAGTGCGTTGCCAGCTGAAGCCAAACAGCCGATGCCAGCA from Deltaproteobacteria bacterium includes these protein-coding regions:
- the serA gene encoding phosphoglycerate dehydrogenase, which gives rise to MPKVLISDKMSSTAQEVFGRYKDIECDFKPGLKPEELMEIIGDYDGLAIRSATKVTADIIEKAINLKVVGRAGIGVDNVDIPEASKKGVVVMNTPFGNTVTTAEHAISMMLSLAREIPQATFSTKGGKWEKGKFMGVELTNKTLGIVGIGNIGSIVADRAQGLKMKVIAYDPFISHEKAEQLGIELAELDDLYARADIISVHTPLTEGTKNLLNAGAFEKMKDGVLIVNCARGGIINETDLAAAIKNKKVRGAALDVFEKEPVAPDNPLLGLNEVVCSPHLGASTDEAQENVAVQVAEQIAEYLTKGIVKNALNIPSVSADELPKLQPYIALAEKLGSVLGQLSESGHEKVNIEYSGEVTGFNVTPLTTTVLKGVLEPMLQESVNLVNAPLIARERGVEVVESKSSDSENFNSLIKVTLKTEKRERSVAGTLFHHSDARIVQIDGIDIEAIPVGNILFIYNNDRPGIIGSIGTILGEAKVNIAGFQLGRDSFQGKAISMVNIDSSVSNEIIDKIRNVEGIIEVKQVKL
- a CDS encoding alanine--glyoxylate aminotransferase family protein encodes the protein MKKKYLLSPGPTAVPESVLARMAEPMIHHRTPQFSAIFAEVKKDLKALFQTEQEVLILASSGTGAMESAITNLFCKGDKVIFVNGGKFGERWGQLSKVFGLQPIEVKVEWGQAVDVAAVKEILDNDPEIKAVLTQASETSTTVAHPVKALAKLTKDRDTLLVVDGITAVGVSDLSMDETGIDVLISGSQKAFMLPPGLAFIALSDKAWKFTDRSDIPKYYLDLKKENKNQVAGKDTTAYTPAVSLICGLAEVLRMVKEEGLENLFKRHATLARATRAALTALGLKLLAPDSPADSATGAYVPEGVDGGKFVKFMRDDMGVTMAGGQDHLKGKIFRVAHLGYYDTFDIIIAISTIEMALKKFGHNVEMGKGVAAAQAILVERY
- a CDS encoding inorganic phosphate transporter, translating into MDIYTITGVIAIIAGFYMAWNIGANDVANAMGTSVGSKALTLKQAVIVAGIFEFAGAVLVGSHVTNTIRKGMIDPTVFSGSPDILMIGMLSALLASAVWLQLATHWGLPVSTTHSIVGAVVGFALIAIGISGINWGKVAQIIASWVISPVMGGIIATTSFIFIRNRILDRNHPADEVKKYAPYLVFFLFSILTLSMVYKGLKNLKLNLPLYEALGVAVVVGILSALITRYFLRNIERAPGDDLKKELSTVEGVFRHLQIITACYMAFAHGANDVANAIGPLAAIMSISNTHIVVMKVDVPMWILFLGGAGIIIGLATWGYKVIETVGKKITEMTPSRGFSAEFGAATTVLVCSKMGLPISTTHTLVGAVIGVGMARGIASLNLGVVRNIVYSWFITLPVAGLLSVIFYEILSTILL